The following nucleotide sequence is from Falco naumanni isolate bFalNau1 chromosome 6, bFalNau1.pat, whole genome shotgun sequence.
GAGAAGAGTGTTCAGAGTCTGTGACTGGCTTTAGCAATATGAAAATTCTGAATAATCGTAAATCCAGAATTCagtaaagtaatttaaaagtgtTGGTTCAgttgcttgtttttaaatatgctaCTGTCAAGCTTTCATTaatggaaaaaagcttttttaatagaaatattttaaaaaaattcagtggtggttttatttgtgGAGAAGGAATTTGTATGCTATTAGCagataatgtttttaatttgctgtttagCTCATTGAACCCCGAAAGCTGTGTGTTTCACCACTGGTATTCAGCCTTTCCTTATGGTCCATTATTTGATTACATACGTAACCCTGCATGTAAACTTATGCATAAATGTTTgacattctgtattttaagtacTCCACActgtaaatatgaaataattcagattGAAGGTGCTTAAGGGGGTAAGAAAGGTGGTGATATGAGTAGCCTTTCCAATGTCTCATTGAGAGAGAAATTACAACTAAGGttggttttttctcttgttttggggaggggaatTTTGGGTATTCTTAccataaatacaaaacaactgttttcaaaatattgtgTAGTTCTTTATGAAATAAATGCCGGTATCTTTAAAAGTCCTAATGCTGTGTGCATCAACTATTTTAGGATATAATGTTTAACTGGCAAGGTGATAAGAGGTATATGAAGCTGAGGAACATAGTGAGTGATTGTTAAAGCTGGTGgtaggaaaaacattttcatattcCTTCTACTGTCCTTcctctgggtttgttttttgggttaGTTTGATTAAAGTTCTAAATTGTTCTAACGCATGCTAAAATACTTAATAAAGTTGCAAAGGCAGTTCTGTGTAATTCATGGGGCGGGTGGGGTATTAAGTGCATtgttaaatgaagaaattaatcaCCTCATCACTTACTTTCTAGAACAAATCTAAAGTTAAAGGAGGAGACGAAGTCTGAAAAGAAGCCAGGTTTTTGGGACAGTTTGGTGATAAAGCAGAATGTCCCATCTAGGAAACCAGATGAGATTGAGGGATGGGAACCACCGCAGATTACCACTGCTGACTCTACCAGTGATGCAGCAACTACTTTAAATGACTATACAGCCTGGTCAGGCTGGGAAGATGAAACCAAAGGCTCCACAAAATACACAAACCTGGCCAGCTCAGGAAACAGTTCCAGGTGGAGTATCAAATCAGCTGGAAAGCTGGTTAGTATTAGACGTCAAAGCAAAGGTAACCTTACTGACAACTGGGAAGAACTAGAATGATACTAGTAATGTGAAATGCTTTATAGATAAGAAGAGAAAGGTTCCATGATTTACTTGTATGGTTAAACCAAAATCAAATCTGCTCAATATTGCACCTTTATACAGtactttgttttattcagaTTGTTACAAATTTTTGCTCATCTGATAGTAAATTTTCCTATTACATTGTTAAATAGCTATGTTTTCcacacttaaagaaaaaacagagaatcTATTTTGTGCCTATATTTCACATTCAGACTCTGCAGTATGTTGGATTGTTGGTTTTaccaaaaaaatgtaattcctTAGTGAATGTATACACTGGTTGTAAATTTGACTGCCTTATGTAGGAACTTCCACTAGCTTGAggtcctggtttttttttctggtgtttgaGGGTCACTCAAAATTTTAGTTTTGATGCTGTCCCTTTTTAACTAAGAATACTGATATGTCGCTTGCAGGGAGAATGCTTATACTTAGTAGACTGTTTTCCAAATCTTCAGCCTCAGCATATGCTTCAGCTTGTGCAAACAAGATGCTCAACTGTCACAATGTGCTATACTGCGtatgaaataggaaaatactATTCTAATGTAACTCCTTCCACCACAGGATCTTCACCAATAGTCAGGTCAAATGGGTCTTCCAgagtttgttggggtttttttgtttgttggtttgtgtttggttttttttttagtatatgtatatattgaACATTGTTTGACAAAGCTAAGCTTCTCACTTTTTAAGACACACGTtatgccaaaaataaaaatgattgaaAATTTGGAAAGCAGCAGTTAGCAGAGTATAAGATGATCTCTGTATTCAGTACCCGTAGTGCTGAATCTAGGGATAAGTTGCTCCTTATGGAAGGgcatacattttcattttttacagtaGCCGATCCTTGTTCTATAAACAACTTTTTTGTCTTGTACTGGGTtgttccttcccctcctgccccataAGCAGTGATTGAATTACACTCCCGCATTTTCAGGGTAACTGAGTAACTGAGCCATTGCAAGTATGTGCATGCATACAACTTCTGAAGCATTGTTGTTATAAAGCTCTGTCTTACTAGCTACTGATACTTTAATTTTTTGGTAAAAGAAGGTGAAGTGTTAAACTTGAGATTTGAAATGTATATAAGATACTAAAAGTGCCTCTTTCTAGCATATTGTCTTTCATTAGCAGTGCGGCTGATGTCAGATCCAAAGTTGGTTTCCATTTTGTTTATATGACCTATATAAATACTACTTTAAcattcatggaaaaaaatcaaaccaaaagtttcagaaaaaatgaacagtaGGCCTTTTCTCTCCGGATTGTTAAACTGGTataacagaactgaaaacttGTTGACTGCCTAGCAGTATGGCCGGTACAGTCGGAAGGTCAGGTTAGCATTTCGgagaaaatcagcatttttgaaagaaaccaTCTACCTTTGTGTAATGGATGTCTTGTAAACGTGTTTTTGCAAGAAGCTTATGCTGATGAAAAGGGATGCATGCGCTTTTCTTCTAAGGTTGTACCATGTTTCTGTTACTGCCACATTACCCCTTTCTTAGATCTCACCTCTCTCTTCCATTTCACGTAAATATTTCTGGCTTACAGTTCCTGCATAGCTATTTTTTTGAGATTCCTGTTGAGATGTGCCTGGAGGGAAACTGTAGCAAAATgtctttggctttgtttttttcccccagtattAGTAGGATATTAAAAGGCAATGTTCTTAAGTTTATATAAAAGAACATCAGCGTTTTGTGTTACAAAACAGGATCTTATAACTGgcaaatgtatttgtaaaattgGCAttatatattaagaaaaatacgACTAGAGGAGAAAGAGTTAGCATTTATATCGCATCATTTAGTCTGTGAATAAACTCTGTATTTGCCTTTGGCAAGTACGTATGCTGAGGTTAATTATAGGAAAGAATGAGTATTCTTGGGTAAAGTATGCTGCATTTTATAGTTCATGGAATACCCTCTAAGGCATGAGCTAGTATTTAATTTGGTTGTTGGTGCTGACctaaaagaatggaaaaagatCTGCTAGCAGCCCTCAATGTTTTGCTCTCAAAGATGGGCTGAGAACTTTTAATTTCACTCCTGAAGAAACTATTTATACTGTGATGAGTAAAGGTTTTGCCTTGCACATTATACTGTCAAGTGCCTGTTTCTCACCTTGATGATGTGTTTGATGCACAGCTtaactgcagcatttttcaatttgtttttaaatgtatggtAAAGAATATGCTCACAACGCTGAAGCCTATTGTAAAACAAAATTGCATCGAAGTGGGAAATTGAGATATGTAAACTTACGGTTTAATCCTAGTGATGAAAGTTTTTGGTGTGCTTTTTAAGTGGTATTTCTCAGAAATAACCATTCTAAGGATGAACGTTAttaaatttaatataatttattgtTATGCTTTAATAATGTATTTGTCTGTTGAGAACTCACTGGTGTGAGCTTTTATGTTTATAAACTtgtctgaattttcagaatggggtcctctttttcttttacctttttttagaTGCTTGACTACATTATACATTTACGGGCTTAAGCTATACACGGCTCCATATGTGGAATAAGTGTAGAATATGTCCCTTAGTATTTGTTTTGAAGTTGCATTTCAATCTATGTGAAATGGTTTAGAGGAAGGTAGCATTAAGATTTATGATAAGattgcacaaaataaaatatagtttaTATTGCTTTCTCATAGCCAATCTGCATGATTGTTGGCGTGGTTTTAACGGGAATTAAAAGCTTCATGTGGCTGTAACTAGTCACTTAACTCTAAGCAAAGTTCtttctgagtatttttatttattagcatcatttgcaaaaagaaaagtagctATTTTCCATATGAATAAAGATTTAGTTTGAACTGAAATGCcttattctattattttttttgtcccatTTTATTTGTCATGTGAATTGTTTCCATCTGTGTGGACGTTGTGTGCATCTTTGTAGAATACAGCCAAGGAAGTAATAGCTGTGATTGTCCAAACTCAGTGCATCATGCCATCTCGGAAGCTGCAGCATCCTCAATTTAAAGCATGATGCGTTGCTTTCACAGGGAAGAAGTCATTGGGTTTGACAAACATcaatttattattcttttttgctGGTATTTATtggtttaaacttttttttttttttttaatttattggcTGTTATGAAAGCTTGGGCAGAGCTGCATTCTTTCCCTAAGGATTTCACCAGCTACATGTAAACTGGAAGACCTGGAATGCTCTTGCATACACTGGCCCCATAATGAGGTGAGACCTGCACGTCCTGGACTGTGACAGAAGTGAGATGCAGCTGCTGTTACCAGTAGATCAGCTATAGAAAGAAGTGTATTGTCAGCTTCTCGTTCTTCCACTTTAGTCCGCtggctttgttgttgtttaaatgGACTTAGCAGGGGACATTGAGGCAAAATGTTTCTTACCAAGAGTGTGTGAATTAGCGGAAACACAAAATTTTATTCATACAAGTTACATTCTTAGGGGGAAAAACCCCTTATATCGAGATGCCTCTGACTGTACCCAGGTGGGTCAGGCGTACATCTGGGCTAGCGAAAGGAAGCGGAGGGACTTGCATTTCCAGATCCTGGGTAGTCAAGGACCTTGCCAAATTTTGAGCATAGCTGTTCCCACAGCCCAGGTGAATTTGGCCTGGCATCTGCctcaattttgaaaaattttgaagtgcTTGTTAATTTATATTAATGTCATGTGACAAAACTATAGGTCCCTGCCTCTGTACAGTCTGAAAAGAACATGAaggtgtgttgggtttttttttcctaaatgccTGCTCGTTGGTTTCTGATGTATCTGGGAAATGAAACCAGCACgatgaagaagaaaagtgaTTTCCTAAAAGGTTTAGTCACTGGTGATAGTTTACAAAGGTGTGTATTATTAGATATCTGTCTGTCTCTCAAGAATTTCTTGTAGCATGACTGCTTTGTAGCATACAAGACGGAATTGGACAGATAGGCAAAGAATCCAGTGTAGAAATTGAGAGTGGCATTTATTGTAAATGCAACCAGCATAAtagtggaaagaaaatgtttcttacaTTGTTACAAAGTAATAAAAGAGTatgaaaacaatcagaaaattGGGATttcaacaaaggaaaattatatgaaaaatataatagTAAACAAAGTGTGAGGAGATGATGTTTTTCATATGATACTTAGCAACTGTTATCATTGGTACTGATTAAAGAAATACCTGCTCTGTATTTGTGAAGAAAACTTTACTGTTCTGTGTCTAGTGTTTACTAAAAGATGCAAGAAAGTGAGTATATTCTTTTCAAGGCCGTAATATAAGTAAAAGCTAGGCTGGCACTTAATTTTTTTGCGCTTTTGAGACCCAAATAACACTAGTGAAAGCTTAATAACATGTTTTGAACTCTGAGTTTGctattggaaaagaaaaagcattactttctgcagagaaaaatgcacagctgtattttgtaaaaCTAATTTGTCCATTAttgaaaataatgatttcatattttgctttctagTTGTTCTAACCCCTTGTACTGGGAAGACTGACTACACAGTtgagttaaaataattttttcagagAATTAGCTGGTTTAAATATTTGAGGTTGTATAGTAAACCAGTTCAGATTTGATACAGAACGattcctttctgtcttctggCCTGTCTTACCTTGTACTTCTTTCCTTGAACCCCCAAATGCTGTTGTCTTGATCATCTGGTTTGTTCAGGAGTCTTGCAGTTCTGCATAAGATTATGGCGCTACATGCTTCTGGTGTTggagagatggagaaaataCTGTGGTGCGTGTGTTCAtgctggagaaaggaggggagaCTCATGTATGCAGAATCCAAGTACTGTACTTGGtatattgttattattttactgCTAAAGCTTCCTTATGTGCAAGATAATGAATATTAATTactctttgctttgttttatttttgtacttgtCCCCATATACAAAGACAATTCTCTCTGATTACATAAAGACCTagtctttgctgtttctgtcatGATAGACACCCACTTTTAGGCAGACTTGCCTTCAGTTTAACGCCTGTGAACAGTTTATCTTTTGAACATTTAGACAGAAACTTGGCAACCAGCATTTGGCAGgacaaacaaaggaaaacaagtcaagCATCATTTCCCATTAGGAAGTAAACTATTGTTTGATAGGATGGAGCACAAGATTCCCAGAAGTCATTCTGCAGATACAGTAATGCTGCACATAGGTATTGTGAAAATTGGAGACCTAATGAAATACCTCCttgatcttttttccttttataaactCTACCATCTCCTGAAGCATGTTAACCTGCTTGTACAGTGTGGCTgtcatgctgctgcctgccagagaGCTCATGCATGTTGAACCAAACCGTTCTTGCCAAGGTGGACGGCCTGTTGGCATCTTTAGCCACAGTAGAAGGTCTGAGCTCCTGCCCTCTGTGGTGAGAACTGGCTGCACTGGGGACAGGAGAAGATTTTCAAGACAAGTGAAGGAGCAGATGTTCTGGCATTGAGGAATAAAGCATGGTATAAAGAGAAGTAAGAAGTCCAGAAGATCTGAAAGTGTTCCTAGGGTGGGTAGTATTAATGTTCGCTATTAGGCCAGGGCTTTAGTGTTAGAGGATCAGAACTAGCATACAGCTAGTCCTCTTTGCCAGTGTTTTTTCTTGATTATCCTCTTCAAGAACATGATTTTTGGCAGTGATGAGCAGCTGGAAAGAATGTGCTCTGTGCACAGGTACAAAACGAAGGTTTTAGGCGCCTTTAACGTTGGTGTGCTAACTCACAGCAAGGACTTCTCTAGATCTGTTCTGTACTACTATGCCTATAAATTAGACTTAATTGATCAAAAATGTAGGTGGTGAGTGCAGGTGGTAGAAGACTGTACCTTTAAACGTGGGCTTAGTAGAAAGCATATCTGGCCAGCCTGCAGTAAGAACTTAAGTGCTGGTGAGATTGAACTATTGAAGTTGTAGCTGAACTAAAGGGCTCCATACAGtatcctgttttttcttcaaacactgTACTTTCAGCCTCCTCCCCTTCTCTGCTGTCTTACCAGATTCCTGAGATCTCTAAGAGCTTTCTCCATCCTTCCGTCTCCTTCCTGGCATTCCTGATGATTCCCTGTTAGCGTTGGGatagtatttctttttcccccctcttagCAGATGAATGACATGCTAAAGGTTGATTTTTCattggttgggtttggtttgttttattcctCTAAACCTGTGAATCTGGAAATTTAAGAAGCATCACTTTGAACTTGACAGTTTGGGAATGGGCAAGACGGTGGTTTGAGTGCTCTGCGCCTGGcttccacctcctgccccaggcaTGCTCTTTCGAGCAATCAGAAGCTGGACGAAGGGTCCTCACAGACGTACTGGTGGAGCCTGATCCTCAAAATACACGTGAGAGCCTCCTTGGCAGAAGTGCATGAGGTGGGTGGCCCGAAGTCTCTCCCTGTGGCTATGATGCACGTAGCTGCAGCCGGTTGAAGGCCTCACACACAGAGCCTTGTTCGCAGGTGTTCCAGGTCGGGGTGCTTGCCACCTCACTTGTTAAAAGTTGTTGCGCTTGATGCGAAGTGGCTAACTAGGCAGTGGAGCAACACCGTCCTGGTTAGTGGTGGTCTCACTCTTGCCCAGTGGCTGTTTGAACACGGTTATGCTTCAgcgcaggaggaggagaggggctgcagaTGAAGGCGCTGGATCAGGCCCAGCAAGGAAACCCAGCAGAGTTACAGGCTGGGGTACGCGGCTGCAGGGCTGCCGCGTTGTAGTACAGTATATCTAGTTTTGGTGACTTAGGAAAATACTGCCAAAGTATTGCTTTTATAAATTAGCCTTTAGAACTTATAAAATAAGTTCTAAAGGGACACCATCAAGTTAAGAAAAGGACTACAGGTTTACAGCTTTACAAGTCTCCAGCAGGAAAAAGTCTAAAAA
It contains:
- the LOC121089966 gene encoding testis development-related protein, with amino-acid sequence MWKLNKSSKVLLDDSPEEEETRPHGPPPAAACAAAAFAAPQNKDQLLHDEVSSSVSQLATKVQGASFRGWKEVTSMFNKDDEQQLLAECKSPKSKGTNLKLKEETKSEKKPGFWDSLVIKQNVPSRKPDEIEGWEPPQITTADSTSDAATTLNDYTAWSGWEDETKGSTKYTNLASSGNSSRWSIKSAGKLVSIRRQSKGNLTDNWEELE